Genomic segment of Helicobacteraceae bacterium:
GGATTCAAAATTTTTGCGCGCTCTCGATTCGGTTACGATCAGGTTGCGATCAACCTGTTTTTTGAACCGCCGATAGGCTTCCTCAAAGGATTCGCTATCTTTTATTTTTACGCCCGGCACTAAACAATCACCCGCTTTCCGACCCGTTTTACCTGAAACGCTTCAGGTTTTGGCGCGGGTATGTTAGCCTTAGACGGCTTAATCGCGCGTAAGCTAAAATTTACGCCTTCAAAGCTATCAATTTGCGCTATAGGCTTAAAATGACCAATTACATCGTGGTAACGGGCGGCGTGCTTTCAAGTCTTGGCAAGGGAGTTACCAGCGCTAGCGTAGCGGCGCTTTTAAGAAACTCAAACCTCAACGTCTCGATGCTAAAGATCGATCCGTATATCAACGTCGATCCCGGCACGATGAGTCCCCTCGAACACGGCGAGGTTTTCGTAACCGCCGACGGCGGCGAAACTGACCTTGATCTTGGGCATTACGAGCGGTTTATCAATACCACGCTCTCAAAACGCAACAATTTTACCACCGGACAGGTCTATCAAACCGTGATCGAGAAGGAGCGGCGCGGCGACTATCTGGGCAAGACGATACAGGTCGTGCCGCATATTACCGATGAAATTATCAAGCGAAT
This window contains:
- the rpsU gene encoding 30S ribosomal protein S21; translation: MPGVKIKDSESFEEAYRRFKKQVDRNLIVTESRARKNFESNVEKKKKRKIASRKKQLKRLSMMRRYESRL